In Deltaproteobacteria bacterium, the following are encoded in one genomic region:
- a CDS encoding efflux RND transporter periplasmic adaptor subunit — protein MNRTKKRLVHFAVAVGLIALGVLGMRALTASKPQLEKRKPPPAPAPMVRTIRIKAGPQVVHILGEGTVRSLREISLVPQVGGKVVFVSPALVNGGEFSKGDTLLRIDPVDYHLAVTLAKAKVKDAESRLELAKEEASAAQEEWRLLHEEGAKANIEPPPLVAKEPQLAAARAKLEADQADLSKALLNLERTEIKAPFDGRVSQKHVDIGQHVLIGQTLAILYSTEAAEIVVPLEDESAFWFHIPGFTPGNSPGSPAKVLASIAGRERIWPATVVRAEGKLDERTRMINVVVRVEKPYAKKPPLVMGLFVTVNIQGRSLPNAAIIPRSALRQDDLVWVVDKHSRLHFRKVDVALVQGDDAVIQAGLEEGERLVTTPLKAFADGMAVRPVPGTQANL, from the coding sequence ATGAACAGAACAAAGAAGCGACTTGTTCATTTTGCCGTCGCTGTTGGTTTAATCGCCTTGGGCGTGCTAGGCATGCGCGCCTTAACGGCGAGCAAACCCCAACTCGAGAAACGCAAACCACCACCCGCCCCAGCGCCCATGGTGCGGACCATACGGATCAAAGCGGGCCCGCAAGTGGTCCACATCTTAGGTGAAGGTACGGTGAGATCCTTGCGGGAAATCAGCCTGGTACCTCAAGTTGGCGGCAAGGTCGTCTTTGTCTCTCCTGCCCTGGTGAATGGCGGCGAATTCAGTAAGGGCGACACGTTGCTGCGTATAGATCCGGTGGATTACCACTTAGCCGTCACTCTGGCCAAGGCCAAGGTGAAAGACGCTGAAAGTCGTCTTGAGTTGGCCAAAGAAGAGGCCTCTGCGGCACAGGAAGAGTGGCGTCTACTTCATGAAGAAGGGGCCAAAGCAAACATAGAGCCGCCGCCCTTGGTGGCTAAGGAGCCTCAGTTGGCCGCGGCACGGGCAAAGCTGGAGGCTGATCAGGCCGATCTTAGCAAGGCGCTGTTGAACCTGGAACGAACAGAGATTAAGGCCCCGTTTGACGGACGAGTGAGTCAAAAGCATGTAGATATCGGCCAACATGTCTTAATCGGACAGACCTTAGCCATCCTCTATTCCACTGAGGCGGCAGAAATTGTTGTGCCATTGGAAGACGAGAGTGCATTCTGGTTCCATATACCCGGTTTCACCCCTGGAAACAGCCCTGGTTCTCCTGCAAAGGTCCTGGCCAGCATTGCCGGACGAGAGCGGATCTGGCCGGCAACGGTGGTACGTGCTGAAGGAAAACTGGATGAGCGCACCCGGATGATTAATGTGGTTGTCCGGGTGGAAAAACCCTACGCAAAGAAGCCACCACTTGTCATGGGTCTCTTTGTCACAGTGAATATTCAAGGCCGAAGCTTGCCCAATGCCGCTATCATACCGCGGTCCGCTTTGCGCCAGGACGATCTGGTCTGGGTTGTGGACAAGCACAGTCGGCTTCACTTCCGCAAAGTGGACGTGGCTTTGGTTCAGGGTGATGATGCGGTGATTCAGGCTGGTCTGGAAGAGGGAGAAAGGTTGGTCACCACTCCCCTGAAGGCGTTTGCTGACGGGATGGCTGTGCGCCCCGTACCTGGAACCCAAGCAAATTTGTAA